The DNA window CAATCAGGATGGGCTGAATGGCGGTGCTGGACGCGCCCAGCGTCCAGCCGTCGGGCAAGTGCGCAGCGCTCGATTGCAGCCGCGCCGCCAGGGTCCGCAGGCGTTCGCGCCGCCAGCTCTCGGCGGCAATCAGCTTCAGGCTGGAGCGCAGGGTCTCGGCGATGAGGGCGGGCGCGGCGGTGGCGAAGATGTAGCTGCGCGCGCGCTGCATGATCCACTCCACCACCGCATCGTCGCCGGCGACGAAGGCGCCCGCCACGCCCGCGGCCTTGCCCAGCGTGGCCATGTAGACGAGGTTCGGACTGTGCAGGCCCAGGTGCGCCGCCGTGCCGCGCCCTTCGGGGCCGAGCACGCCGAAGCCATGGGCGTCGTCGATCAGCAGCAGGGCGCCGTGGCGCTCGCACAGCGCCAGCATGGCGCGCAGCGGGGCGAGGTCGCCGTCCATGCTGAACACGGCGTCGGTCAGCACCAGCTTGCGGCGGGCGCGGCTTGCCGCCAGCAACTTGTCCAGGGCATCGACATCGGCATGGGCGTACACCTGCACTTCGGCGCGGCTCAACCTGGCGCCGTCGATCAGGCAGGCGTGGTTCAGCGCATCGGAAAACACCGCGTCGCCGCGCTCCACCAGCGCCGGAACGATGCCCACGTTGGCCGGGAAACCCGCGTAGAAATACAGCGCACGCGGCAAGCCGACGAAGGCCGCAAGCTCCTGCTCCAGCGCCTCGTGCGCCGCGCTGTGGCCGCAGACCAGCGGCGACGCCGTGGCGCCCACGCCCCAGCGCGCCGCGGCGTTTTGCGCCGCCTCGATCAGCGCCGGGTGCTGCGCCAGGCCGAGGTAATCGTTGCCGCAGAACGCCAGCATGGCACGGCCGTCCACCGTCAGATGCGCGCCGTCGTATTGCGTCACCACGCGGCGTTTGCGGCGCAGGTGCGCGGCGTCGAGGGCGGCGAGGTCGGCGGAGAAGTCAAGCGGCATGGGAAGTGGAAAAGAGTCAGTGCAAGAAGGTGGCCTCGGCGGCATGGCGCTTCGGGTTGGGGATGCTGACAAGGCACAGTGCCCCTGTCATAGGGCCTTGTCTTGAGATGAGCGTCAGGCATCGGGTCTTGGTCCTGCTGTCACGGGCTGACCTGAGAGGGTGTGAACAAATCCACCATGCCCGCTCATCCCGCCCAAACGGCCCCACTCGGCGTTGCCAATGCGTGCCGTGCCGTCAGGCACGGCTGTGCTTGGCGCCTTGATTGGAACCATTTGGGCGCCCTGCTCGGCCACGCCGGATTCATTCACACCCTCTGAGGCGAGCGGCAAGTAGGGGCCCGAGGAGAACCACAAGCAGCGCGAGAGGCCAGACGTTCCCGCCTTCGAATGCGTAGGCGTGCAGCAATGCTGTCCAGGACTTGCCCTGAATGATGCGGCCAAAGACGAACTCAAAGCACAGTGTGAGCAAAAGCCACATGAATCCGACAGCCAGGAGTTGACCTGAATGGGTTGGACTCAGTCTCGGGACGGCCACATGCGCGGTCATGAAGATGAACAGGCTCAGGAGGAGGCCGCTCGCCAGTGGCGCCCAAGATGATCCGAGCCATGGGGTCAACACCAGTTCATGAAAGCCTCCATTGAGGAAGGCCCATGCGAGGATCACGAGCCAGAAGCCGAACGCACGCAGGTGACGCATGGCGAAGGTGCTTCCTGAGCGTGCCCCGGGTTTGCGCCGGGTGGGCTGCATGGCGCACCGAGCGCTCGAAAATTCCTCAGGATTTTGCTTCACGTCGGCAACTCCAAAAACCTCGCGGCTTGCGCGGCATCGGGGGTGGCCATGTGGGGGATCACGCCCAGGCAGGGCGCGCGCAGGCGGCTGCGCAGGGTGGTGAGGTTGTCGTCGGCGCGCAGCATGGCTGGGTCGATCTGGTTGCCGACCCAGCCGGCGAAATGCAGGCCGCGCGTGGCGATGGCTTCCTGCGTCAGCAGCGCATGGTTCAGGCAGCCCAGCTTGAGCCCCACCACCAGCACCACCGGCAGGCGCAGCAGGCGGGCGAGATCGCCGCCGTCGGCGGTGTCGGACAGCGGCACCAGCAGGCCGCCCACGCCCTCGACCACCACGGCGTCGGCCATCGTCCGCAACTGCGCCACGCTGCTGGCGATGCGATGCAGGTCGATGACCTTGCCCTCGGCCCGGGCCGCCAGGTGGGGCGACACCGGCTCGGCCAGGGCATAGGGGTTGTCGAGTTCGGCAGGCACGGGCACATTGCCGGCGGCGCGCAGCGCGCGCATATCGGCATTCACGCCGGAAGGCTCCAGGCCCGCCGCCACCGGCTTGGCGCCGACCACGCGCGGAAACTTCGCGCGCAGCTTGTGCAGCAGCGCGCAGGCCACCAGGGTCTTGCCGATTTCGGTGTCGGTGCCGGCGATGAACCAGGCGGGTGCAGGGCGGTCGTTCATCGCGGTTCCTGTCCGTTGTGCCATGGGGTGGGGCGATGGATGCCGGGGAGCGTATCCCCCCGCGGTGCCGGATGGCAAGCTCGCCGCTTCATGGCAGCGCGGCTTGTGGCGTGACTGCGGTGCCGTCGTGCAGGGGGCTCGGTGTTGGCGCGCGCGATTCCATCAGCACCGCATCCAGCGCCCCCAGTGCGGCGTCGCGCAAGTGCATGGCGGCGGCCTCGTCGATGACGTAAGGCGGCATGAAATACAGCGTGTTGCCGATGGGGCGCAACAGCGCACCCCGTGCCAGCGCCGCGGCGGCGTAGCGGCGGGCGAAGTCGGCCGGGGCGTCCGTCACGTCCCAGGCCCAGATCAGGCCGATGTGCCGCGCATGCGCCAGGCGCGGATGGGCGTGCAGCGGGGCGAAGATGGCGTCGAGCCGCGCGGCCAGGTCGCGGTTGGCGGCGAGGCGGGCGTCGTCGAGAAGCTCCAGCGTCGCCAGCGCCGCGCTGCAGGCCAGCGGGTTGCCGGTGTAGGAATGCGAATGCAGGAAGCCGCGCGCGACATCGTCGTCGTAGAACGCGGCGTACACCGTGTCGGTGGTGAGCACCACCGACAGCGGCAGGTAGCCCCCGGTCAGACCCTTGCTCAGGCAGAGGAAGTCGGGCCGCACGTTCGCTTGCTCGCAGGCAAGAAAACGGCCGCTGCGCCCCATGCCCACGGCAATTTCATCGGCCACCAGATGCACCTCGTATTGCGTGCACAGCTCGCGCGCACGGGCGAGGTAGGCAGGCGGATGGAACACGAAACCGGCAGCGCATTGCACCAGCGGTTCAACGATGAGCGCGGCGGTGCGCTCGGCATGCTCCTGCAGGTGCTGCTCCAGCGCGGCGGCGCAATGCTCCACCCATTCGGCTTCGCTCAGTTGCGCGGGCTTGCGGCGGGCGTCGGGTACCGGCACGGTGGCGGCCACGCGCACCAGCGGCGCGTAGCTCTGGCGCAACAGCGGCACGTCGGTCACGGCCAGCGCGCCCACGGTTTCGCCGTGGTAGCCGCCAGCCAGGCCGATGAACTGGTTCTTCTGCGGCCGGGCGCCATTGCGCCAGTAATGCGCGCTCATCTTCAGCGCAATCTCGGTGGCGCTGGCGCCGTCGCTGCCGTAATGCGCGTGGCCCAGGCCGGTGCGCGCAAGCAGGCGCTCCGACAACTCCACCACCGGGGCGTGCGTCAGGCCGGCGAGCATCACATGCTCGATGCGGTCCATCTGCGCCGCAATCGCCGCCTTGATCTGCGGCTGGTTGTGACCGAACACGTTCACCCACCAGGAACTCACCGCATCCAGAATGCGCCTGCCCTGCGCGTCGATCAGCCACACCCCTTCTCCCCGCACGATTTCCAGCGGCGGCGCACCCTCGTGCCGCTTCATCTGCGTGCAGGGATGCCAGACGGCTTGCACGCTGCGGGCGGGGAGGTCGGATGGGGGTTGAGGTGGGGTGGTCATGTGTGAATGGAGAGGCCGAAACCTGCATCATAAAAAGGCGTGTGGATGGGGTTCGGCGAGCCACGAGTAGCGCAGCACAAGCCATTCGACCTCGGCCGTGCTGAATGGCTTGTGCGCGACGTTGCTCCACGCAGTCGGAGGAGGGTGGTCGGAACCAGCCAGAAGCAGACTGCCACGATCAATGAACCGCAGTTTGCGCCGGTTTCGGACATGCGGGTGACAGTTCCGTCGGCTGGATCCTCGGTGGGGTGAGCGAATTGAAGCTGGGGAAGTACTGGAACAGTTCGACAGTCTGGTAGCACCGAGCTGACACGCGAAAGCGCAACTTCGGCTCCTTACGTCCCGGCGGCCCCCCAGTCGTGGATCTCCCCCTTGAGGGCAAAGAAGCCTCGGGAATCGGTGATCACATGCTCCGCTACGCCGTCCCTGCCATACACGTCGACGACCGCACCGGCTATCGGCGCCTTGGTGACCGAGTCGATCACTGCGCCGCGAAGATTGGGCATGGCCGTGTAGGCGCAACCAGTGAGGCAGCAAAGCGTCGCCAGTCCCGTGAGCAAGGCCCAAAGCCGGAACCGATGCTGACGCTCCCGCTCTCCTCGAACCATCGCTGCCCCATCCAAAACCCTCGTCCGAGTCTACGACACTGGCCCTCACACTGAGGGGGACGAGGCCGATCTGACCCGCCTCCAGCGCTAGATGACGACGGCATCAAAGCGTGAACGGCCGGTCTCAGATCCCAGTTTCCGGACTTTTCGATCGCTTGCGTCTGGTTTTTCACCTGCAACCCACCCCCATGATGACCAACGTGAATGTGAACTATTTCACGATTCCAAGGTTTTGTTGGCAGCACCAAGCCATGAATGTCGCATTTTCGAATGTTGATTCGAATTTGAAATAGACATCTCACGGCTCCTTGCCCTACATTAATTACACAAAGATACATTTAATCGACTTGTGTAACAACATGGCACTCAGGGGAGGGCAAGTGGGCTTGCCAATTTTGACCGCCAGCATCTGCGCCCGCATGCGCCGACGCACGCCAGGCTGGGCGTTAGCTGGTTTATTCGGACTCACGACTGGACTCGCACCTGCCGCGCAGGCGCAGACAGCGTCCTCCACCACGCTCGACGTCGGCTCCGAAGGGGTGCTGCGGCAGGAACAGCGCCAGGAGGCTCATCGCCTCCTGGCGGCTCCTCCCGAGCATCTGCGGCCCGCTACAGCGACGTCCACTCTCACAACATTGCCCCATCAAGCGCCCTGCTTCTGGATCGACACCATACGTTTCAGTGGTGCACACGCCCAGCGCCTGAACTGGTTGGCCCAGGACGTTCAACCCGTCCTGGGCCAGTGCGTTGGCACGCAAGGATTGGCAACGATTGCCCGTGTTCTTGACGACCACCTCATCAGCCTGGGCTACATCACCAGCCGGGTGAGTTTTCCACCCCAGAACCTGGCATCGGGCCTGCTGGATATTCATCTCGACGTGGGCACCGTGGCCAGCGTGCGCATGGTGCGCGCAGACAGCGGCCAACCGGATACCGATTGGGGTACTTGGCGCAACGCCTTCCCGAGCGGCCCCGGCGAGATTCTGAACATCCGGGACCTGGAACAGGGCATCGAGCATATGGGACGTCTGCCCAGCCAGTCGGTCCACACCTTGCTGGAGCCCGGCCCCGCCCCCAACTCCAGCATCATCGTTCTTCAGCGCCAAAGCGCCTCCCTGGCTCAACGCCTGCATGGCGGCCTCTCTCTGGACAACTCCGGCAGCCAATATTTGGGGCGTTCGCAACTCTCCGGCGCCCTCTCGCTGGACGGCCCACTCGGCCTCAACGACATCCTGAGCCTGACGGCCAGCAGCAATGTCGAACATCCCGCATCAAGCCACCGCACCCAGAGCCTGGGGCTGAGCTACAGCATTCCCTGGGGATACAACACCTTCACCCTGAGCGGCAGCACGGTGCGTTATGCGCAGCTGGTGCAGGGAACGACGGCGCAGTTTCTCTCCAGCGGCACCAGCCAAACCGCCCGGCTCCAGTGGGACCGCACCATCTGGCGCACGGCGTCGAGCAAATTCGGGGTTTTTGGGGCAGTGTTCATCCGCAAGGCCAGTGGCTATCTCGATGATGTGGAGTTGCTGGTGCAACGGCGCGCCACGACCAATGTGGATATGGGGGCGAGCATCAAGTCGTTGCTGTCGTCTGGCGGCTTGGTCTCGGCGCAGTTCGACTACCGCCATGGCATTGGCAGCTTCGGAGCCCAGGATGATTGGCCCACCGCATCTCAAGGTGGCCTGACCCTGCGCCCGCAGATCTGGGGGCTGAACCTCAGCTTGCGCCAACCCATCAAGGTGGGCGCACAGCCCTGGGTTTACAGCGCGACCTTCCACGGCCAGTCCACGCCGGACACCCTGGTCAGCGAAGATCAGATCTCCGTTGGAGACCGCTACAGCGTGCGCGGCTTTGACGGAAACGCCGTGCTGCTTGCCGAAAGCGGCTACTTCCTGCGCAACGATCTGTCCCGCCCGGTCGCGCTCTTCCCGGGCTGGAGCACCGCGGCCTATGTCGGGCTCGATTTCGGTCGGGTGTGGGGGCCCAGCGCCGCAAACCTGGTGGGTGCCAAACTCGCCGGAGCCGTCATCGGGCTGCGCGGCCAGACGGGCCGCTTGCAGTTCGATGCGGGTTTGGGCACCCCCGTGGTTCGCCCCGCCGGCTTCGCGACCAAGCACCTCAATCTCTATCTGTCCGTGACTGCGGGCTTCTAACCCCAGTTCACAGCCGAGCGTTCCATCATGAACCGTACCCGCCACGCCGTCCTTGCCCCTGCCGCCGGCTTCACCCAGCCGCAACTCGCTATGGCGACTCAGGCCGCGCGTGGATGCAAGCGCATGGTTTTGCGCTTGGTGCTGTGCATCTATCTGGGTCAGAGCCTGCTCGCGGCGATTCCCGCCTACGCCGCAACTCCTGGCGTCGTGGTTGCCCCGAATGCCTCGGCCAATGCTCATCCGCTGCTCGATGGGGCGCGCAACGGCGTGCCCATCGTCGACAT is part of the Thiomonas sp. X19 genome and encodes:
- a CDS encoding carboxypeptidase regulatory-like domain-containing protein, with the translated sequence MPNLRGAVIDSVTKAPIAGAVVDVYGRDGVAEHVITDSRGFFALKGEIHDWGAAGT
- the bioF gene encoding 8-amino-7-oxononanoate synthase; translated protein: MPLDFSADLAALDAAHLRRKRRVVTQYDGAHLTVDGRAMLAFCGNDYLGLAQHPALIEAAQNAAARWGVGATASPLVCGHSAAHEALEQELAAFVGLPRALYFYAGFPANVGIVPALVERGDAVFSDALNHACLIDGARLSRAEVQVYAHADVDALDKLLAASRARRKLVLTDAVFSMDGDLAPLRAMLALCERHGALLLIDDAHGFGVLGPEGRGTAAHLGLHSPNLVYMATLGKAAGVAGAFVAGDDAVVEWIMQRARSYIFATAAPALIAETLRSSLKLIAAESWRRERLRTLAARLQSSAAHLPDGWTLGASSTAIQPILIGDNAATLEAMAALWRDGLWVPAIRPPTVPPGTARLRISLSAAHTAEDVERLIAALVRLQATA
- the bioA gene encoding adenosylmethionine--8-amino-7-oxononanoate transaminase gives rise to the protein MTTPPQPPSDLPARSVQAVWHPCTQMKRHEGAPPLEIVRGEGVWLIDAQGRRILDAVSSWWVNVFGHNQPQIKAAIAAQMDRIEHVMLAGLTHAPVVELSERLLARTGLGHAHYGSDGASATEIALKMSAHYWRNGARPQKNQFIGLAGGYHGETVGALAVTDVPLLRQSYAPLVRVAATVPVPDARRKPAQLSEAEWVEHCAAALEQHLQEHAERTAALIVEPLVQCAAGFVFHPPAYLARARELCTQYEVHLVADEIAVGMGRSGRFLACEQANVRPDFLCLSKGLTGGYLPLSVVLTTDTVYAAFYDDDVARGFLHSHSYTGNPLACSAALATLELLDDARLAANRDLAARLDAIFAPLHAHPRLAHARHIGLIWAWDVTDAPADFARRYAAAALARGALLRPIGNTLYFMPPYVIDEAAAMHLRDAALGALDAVLMESRAPTPSPLHDGTAVTPQAALP
- a CDS encoding ShlB/FhaC/HecB family hemolysin secretion/activation protein, whose protein sequence is MRRRTPGWALAGLFGLTTGLAPAAQAQTASSTTLDVGSEGVLRQEQRQEAHRLLAAPPEHLRPATATSTLTTLPHQAPCFWIDTIRFSGAHAQRLNWLAQDVQPVLGQCVGTQGLATIARVLDDHLISLGYITSRVSFPPQNLASGLLDIHLDVGTVASVRMVRADSGQPDTDWGTWRNAFPSGPGEILNIRDLEQGIEHMGRLPSQSVHTLLEPGPAPNSSIIVLQRQSASLAQRLHGGLSLDNSGSQYLGRSQLSGALSLDGPLGLNDILSLTASSNVEHPASSHRTQSLGLSYSIPWGYNTFTLSGSTVRYAQLVQGTTAQFLSSGTSQTARLQWDRTIWRTASSKFGVFGAVFIRKASGYLDDVELLVQRRATTNVDMGASIKSLLSSGGLVSAQFDYRHGIGSFGAQDDWPTASQGGLTLRPQIWGLNLSLRQPIKVGAQPWVYSATFHGQSTPDTLVSEDQISVGDRYSVRGFDGNAVLLAESGYFLRNDLSRPVALFPGWSTAAYVGLDFGRVWGPSAANLVGAKLAGAVIGLRGQTGRLQFDAGLGTPVVRPAGFATKHLNLYLSVTAGF
- the bioD gene encoding dethiobiotin synthase, whose product is MNDRPAPAWFIAGTDTEIGKTLVACALLHKLRAKFPRVVGAKPVAAGLEPSGVNADMRALRAAGNVPVPAELDNPYALAEPVSPHLAARAEGKVIDLHRIASSVAQLRTMADAVVVEGVGGLLVPLSDTADGGDLARLLRLPVVLVVGLKLGCLNHALLTQEAIATRGLHFAGWVGNQIDPAMLRADDNLTTLRSRLRAPCLGVIPHMATPDAAQAARFLELPT